The genomic stretch AGTGAGCGGGTGCTCGCCGCCGCGGCCGTGGCCGGCGTCGCTCTCGGCCTCCCAGCGCACCGTGCGGAGCGCGGGCGGAGGGTCGGAGGGCAAAGGATCGGCGGGTTCGGAGGGCGGAGGGTCGACGACGGACGAGGGATCGGAAGCGAGCCAATCCGCCTCGGTCACGGGCACGAGCTTGCGCAGGTAGCGGTAGTCGCCGGATGCGTCGGCATCGACGTAACGCCACGTCACGTGTGCATACCTCGGGCCGTCATCCGCGCTCGGCTCGCGGATCGCCGCGGCGAGTTCGCGCGCGATCTGTAGTTGCGCCTCCAATACACCGATGCGCTCGGCTTGGTCGACGGCGAGGGCGTGCAGATCGGCGGCCGACTGCATCCACACGGCCTTGACCGCGCTCGACTTCGGCAGCGGCGGGATTTCCGCGGCGGCGGCGGCAAAGCAGAGGACTGCGGGCAGAAGGCATAGGGTGGCCAGCCGGAGGACGGAGGACAGAGGGCGGAGGGCGGCGGTGCGCATGGTCAGGCGGCGGCCGGGAGGTCTCGGGGGAAGGCGGCGAGGAGGGCGTCGCGGGCACGGGCGTGGGCGCGACGGAGGGCATGGGTGATCGCGCCCTCGGTGACCCCGCGCTCGCGGGCGACGTCGACCTGCAGGCGACCCTCGAGGTGGATGGCGCGCAGCAGGTGGATGTCGGACTTCGATAGGGTTCCGACGAGGGCGTCCAGCAGGCCGGGCGGGACGGTCCAGTCGGCGCAGGCGTGCGCGGGCGACTGGTCGGAGCTGCGGTAGTCGTAGTGTTCGGGCTCGAGGGCGACGAACGTCGGCACGGGGCGGACCTTGGCCAGTTGCGCCGCAGTCAACGGGCGGCGCGTGACGGGGTCGACGCGGCGGCCGTGGCGATCGATGCGCACGCGATTGATGCGGCGCAGCGCATCCACGCCGATGCGCGCCGCGATCGCGTAGGCCTCGGCGGCGGTGATCGCGGGACCATCCGCCCGCCGGTCGGCGTAGCGGCGAAGACGATGATACAGCAGGCCCGGCTCCTCGTCGACGGCGGTACGCGCGGGTGCGGTCACGTGTGCCCATCGGAGAGCGAGGGCGGCGCAGTGAGCATCGATGGCGGATGGTGACACGGAGGGCGGAGAGCGGAGGACAGTGGACGGAAGGCGGAGAGCAGAAAGAAGAGGTGCACCCGGTGGTCGGCCGTTACCGGTGTCCGGGTGCGCGCACCGTGAAGGCTGGCACGGGCTGAGCGGGGGATGATGTCCCGTGCCAGGCGACGGCTCCGTGCGCCAAGGCCCCGCGGCAGGTGGTGGTCAGCCGGTGCGGGGAGCACCGATGGCGGCGGCGCGCTCGATCCAGCCGGCGACTTGCGCGACCACGAGCACGTGCTCGGGCGCGAGCGGGCCGTCGCCGAGCCGGGCGGAGAGTTCGGCCGCGACGAGCGAGACGAGTGAATCGACGAGCAACGTGTCGGCAGCGTCGAGGCGCGACCAATCGATCTGCGCGCGCACGGCCGTCTCGAGCAGGGCCACGGACGGCGCGGTTTGGTTGCCGGCCGACTCGCGCACGAAGGCGGCGATCTCGGCGACGCGGGCGGCGTGAGCCGGGTTGTTCTCGATCACCTTCAGCGTGGCGTACTGGACGGCGAGCTGCGCGACGGCCGGGCGCTCGCTCACGGTCGAGCAGCCGGTGAGCACGAAGACGGCAAGGCAGAGGACGGAGGGCAGAAGACGGAGGACGGTGATTTTCATGGTTTGCGGATGGCTGACGGCTGAAAGCTGAGCGCGTACGGCTGATCCCCCTCAGCCGTTCTCGCGGGCGGTGGTGCGAGGGTGTACGACGGCTCTTCCCGCTTCCTCGTCGTCGATCGTGGGCTCGGCGACTTCGCGGACCACCTGGCGGAGCATGGGCTCGACGCCGGCGGCGACGGCGCGGATCTCGATCGCGCGCTTGAGCCGGCGGCCGTCGAGTCCCGAGGTGGGCATGCGGCTGGCGGCCTCGACGCCGATCACGACCGACTCGAGTACCCGGCGCGTGGTCGAGGCTTTGCGGTTGCCGCGCCAGATGCCGACGAGTCCCGAGATCAGGCCGATGGCGAGCGGCGCGTAAGAGACTATGTCTTGCGAGTCCATGGTGTGGGGTCGTAGTGGACGGTTGAATACAATCGGCTCAGGCGCGGCCGCCGCGCTCGTGATGCAGCACGCCGGCGGCGGTGGCTTGGTAGTAGACCGTCGCGCCCATGGGATCGCGGACGGTGGTCGCGAGCTGAGGCGAGGACATGACGAGGAAGGCGAGCGCGGAGACGACCTCCTCGAGATCGAAGTCGTGCGCGCGGCCGGCGTTGAGGGCGCGGCGGATGTCCTGCGGGTGGCAGGCCACGTGCGACCGGCCGACGAGGTGCTCGAGCACCGTACGGCGGCACTCCTCGCGCCGCTCCTGGGCGATGGCGTCCGGACTCATCGGCGCGGATCCTCCAGGGTGACGCCCTCGATCTTGCCGATGGCGCGGTAGAGCGTGCGGAACTCCTTCTCGATCGAGTCGCCGACGCCGGAGATCTCCGTGCGAGTCGTGCGCGCCTCTTCCTCGATCCGCTTGTAGATGAGCGAGTGCGAGGACGAGATGTGCTTGCGGACGTCGTCGAGTTGGGCCGTGAGCCGCGTGTCGAGGCTGGCCAGTTCGGCGCGCGAGGCGAAGCCGGCGAGCTGCTCGTGGATGGGCGGCTTGGCGCGGAAGCGGTCGATGATCGACCCCAGATTGTTCGCGAGGATGGCGAGCGCGGTGAGCCCGCCGATCAACAGGCCGACGAAGATGGTGGGGTTGGCGGCGTCGAGCGGGCCGGCGGCGCTGGCGAGGACGGGCAGAGGCGACATTGCCCCCACCTTACCGGGCGGTCGCGCGGCCCGACTAGGAGCGCTGGCGCAGTTGGCACGGCTGGCGGTGCGGGCTACCGTTCCTGGCTTAGGGCATTCTTCGCGATGAACTCGCGCGTGGCTTGGATGGCAGCGGTCACCGGAGCGAACGCGCCGACGCGGGATACCTGAAGCACCTCATTGACCCCGGTCGCACTCGAGAACCGAACCTCTTCATACAAAACGATCGGGATCTGGGTGTTGTCCTTGAAGCGTTTGTCTGGTCCGCCGCGCTTGTTCACGTACCGCCACGTGCGATCGACGATTTGCGAATCGCGCGGGACTGGTTCGGTTTCAATGAAACGTGTCGTTCCGATCTCGATCTTGATGCTTTCATAGCCGAGGCCTCCCACGCCTCGGCTGTCGTAGATCAGCACGCGTTCAGGAAAAAAGTACATTGTCTGCGAGCCGACCTGCAAACTCGGGGTGGGAATGTTGGTCACCACACCGGGTGGGTTTGTGAATCCCACCGAAATGCAGGTGCGATTTACCAGTGAACTCGCACCCGAGTGATACTTGGCATCGTGAACGCGACCTCGTGAAGGAATGTGCCACAGCCGACCTACCGCTCCGAGTAGCTCGAAAGCGGAGTGGAGGGCCTTGTACCGGGCTTCGGCCTCCTCGTCCAAATCGTAGAACACCACCGTAGTAGTTCTGCGTTTGTCGGCGTGTGCCGCCCAGGCCACGCAGGCCAAGGTGATGCACCCGAGCACTAAGGCCAACCATTGCCGACCATCCGACGCGAGTGGGACGAGCGAGACGATCAATCCGGTTATCCCGACGAGCGGCGCGAACTTCGTCATCGCGCGCTTCTCCGTGATCTCGTTCACGATCTCCCGAGATGACGCGTCGATGATCGACGTCGCGTCTTGGCTGTCGATGGCCTCCATCACCACGCCTCTATTGCCGACCTCGACCGGAGGCGGACGCAGAGAGCGCGGGGAGCTGACCCGGTCGACACTTCGCGTGGGGGTGCTTGAA from Opitutales bacterium ASA1 encodes the following:
- a CDS encoding DUF4236 domain-containing protein, whose translation is MPFYLRKSLSFGPVRFNLSKSGIGVSAGVKGFRVGANSRGNYVHMGRHGLYYRAALSSTPTRSVDRVSSPRSLRPPPVEVGNRGVVMEAIDSQDATSIIDASSREIVNEITEKRAMTKFAPLVGITGLIVSLVPLASDGRQWLALVLGCITLACVAWAAHADKRRTTTVVFYDLDEEAEARYKALHSAFELLGAVGRLWHIPSRGRVHDAKYHSGASSLVNRTCISVGFTNPPGVVTNIPTPSLQVGSQTMYFFPERVLIYDSRGVGGLGYESIKIEIGTTRFIETEPVPRDSQIVDRTWRYVNKRGGPDKRFKDNTQIPIVLYEEVRFSSATGVNEVLQVSRVGAFAPVTAAIQATREFIAKNALSQER